The Moraxella haemolytica genome window below encodes:
- a CDS encoding FAD-dependent oxidoreductase: protein MSISTDKQPHWKKFICLACGYIYDEQAGDPTSGLPAGTRFDDIPDDWHCPVCGVTKDGFEPYDEHQISSTDSTHKQGVVIIGAGLAGWSVVDALRTLNKDIPITLICADLGDRYHKPMLSVAISQGKTAQELVRTTAVQSAKDNQITLLANTVVTSIDTATQTVHTPSDSISYDHLVLAIGATPAYPPTINPKATWHVNNLEQFSKLQTALNHQDTPRHIAIIGAGMVGTELAEDLINAGHTVSLIDVNAYPLSAMLPVVAGERILAAIINKGISWLGSSMVKAISENQSGGHDITLHDGTDSEQTVHADEVIVATGLVIDEQLPTQAGLDFDRRTGIAINPATLQTSVPNIYALGDCISIHGTPCRYVAPHRAQATAIAYEILGLPHAGYEHKAPMIRLKNKSINVTANGNPRADGDWHIIKDDKDELSLELHDGGQVIAKALLKSPQS from the coding sequence ATGAGCATTAGCACAGACAAACAACCCCATTGGAAAAAATTCATCTGCCTTGCCTGCGGATATATTTATGATGAGCAAGCTGGCGACCCCACCAGCGGACTACCTGCTGGCACTCGCTTTGATGATATCCCTGACGACTGGCATTGCCCTGTGTGTGGCGTTACTAAAGATGGTTTTGAGCCTTATGATGAGCATCAAATCAGCAGTACTGACAGCACGCATAAACAAGGCGTTGTCATCATCGGTGCAGGCTTGGCTGGTTGGAGCGTGGTTGATGCCCTACGCACGCTAAATAAAGACATTCCCATCACGCTCATCTGTGCTGACTTGGGCGACCGTTATCATAAACCCATGCTATCTGTCGCCATCTCTCAGGGCAAGACCGCCCAAGAGCTTGTTCGAACCACAGCGGTACAATCAGCTAAAGACAACCAAATCACACTATTGGCAAACACTGTCGTTACTAGCATTGATACCGCCACACAAACAGTGCATACGCCTAGCGACAGCATAAGCTATGATCATCTGGTGCTTGCCATTGGGGCGACGCCTGCCTATCCGCCTACCATCAACCCAAAAGCGACTTGGCATGTCAATAATCTTGAGCAATTTAGCAAACTACAAACAGCCCTTAACCATCAAGACACACCAAGACACATCGCCATCATCGGTGCTGGCATGGTTGGCACCGAACTTGCCGAAGACCTAATCAATGCAGGGCATACCGTCAGTTTGATTGATGTTAATGCTTATCCATTATCTGCCATGTTGCCTGTGGTGGCAGGCGAACGCATTTTAGCTGCCATCATAAATAAAGGCATCAGTTGGCTAGGTTCAAGCATGGTAAAAGCCATCAGTGAGAACCAATCTGGCGGTCATGACATCACGCTACACGATGGCACAGACAGCGAGCAGACTGTACACGCTGATGAAGTGATTGTGGCGACAGGGCTTGTCATTGACGAGCAACTCCCCACCCAAGCAGGTCTTGACTTTGACAGACGCACAGGCATCGCCATCAATCCTGCTACCTTGCAGACGAGCGTGCCGAACATCTATGCCTTGGGCGACTGCATCAGCATCCATGGCACGCCTTGTCGCTATGTCGCACCACACCGAGCCCAAGCTACCGCCATTGCTTATGAAATCTTGGGCCTACCCCATGCAGGATACGAGCATAAAGCACCAATGATTCGCCTAAAAAATAAGAGCATCAATGTTACCGCCAATGGCAATCCACGAGCAGATGGTGATTGGCATATCATCAAAGATGATAAGGACGAGCTGTCTCTTGAGCTACATGATGGCGGTCAAGTCATCGCCAAAGCCCTACTCAAATCCCCTCAAAGCTAA